A portion of the Carettochelys insculpta isolate YL-2023 chromosome 26, ASM3395843v1, whole genome shotgun sequence genome contains these proteins:
- the TNNT2 gene encoding troponin T, cardiac muscle isoform X1, whose protein sequence is MEEVEDDAVETPAEEHEDDTKEKEGGEGEREQESGEGESKPKPKLFMPNLVPPKIPDGEKVDFDDIHRKRMEKDLNELQGLINAHFENRKKEEEELIFLKDRIEQRRAERAEQQRIRSEREKERQARLAEERARREEEEARKRAEEEAKKKKAFSNMLHFGGYLQKTEKKSGKKQTEREKKKKILSERRKPLNIDHLSEEKLRDKAKELWQSIYNLEAEKFDLQEKFKRQKYEINVLRNRISDHQKVTAGLAGRGISGPVCRTSLIGAAGT, encoded by the exons ATGGAGGAGGTGGAAGACGATGCTGTGGAAACACCAGCAGAAG AACATGAAGACGACACGAAAGAAAAAGAAG GTGGCGAGGGGGAGCGAGAGCAGGAGTCTGGAGAAG GAGAGTCCAAGCCAAAGCCCAA GCTCTTCATGCCAAACCTGGTGCCTCCCAAGATCCCAGATGGGGAGAAAGTGGATTTTGAT GACATTCACCGCAAGCGCATGGAGAAGGATCTGAACGAGCTGCAGGGTCTCATCAATGCCCACTTCGAGAACAggaagaaggaggaagaggagttgaTCTTCCTCAAGGACCGAATC gagcagcggcGAGCAgagcgggcagagcagcagcgGATACGCAGCGAGCGGGAGAAGGAGCGCCAGGCCCGTTTGGCT GAAGAGAGAGCCCGCCGAGAGGAAGAGGAGGCCAGGAAGAGGGCTGAAGAGGAGGCCAAGAAAAAGAAGGCTTTCTCCAACATGCTGCATTTTGGGGGCTACCTGCAGAAG ACAGAGAAGAAGAGTGGGAAGAAGCAAACGGAGcgggagaagaagaagaaaatcctCAGCGAGCGGAGGAAGCCCCTGAATATCGACCACCTGAGTGAAGAGAAGTTGAG GGACAAggccaaggagctgtggcagagcaTCTACAACCTGGAGGCTGAGAAATTCGACCTGCAGGAAAAGTTCAAGCGGCAGAAATACGAG ATTAATGTTCTCCGAAACCGCATTAGTGATCACCAGAAGGT
- the TNNT2 gene encoding troponin T, cardiac muscle isoform X2 yields the protein MEEVEDDAVETPAEEHEDDTKEKEGGEGEREQESGEGESKPKPKLFMPNLVPPKIPDGEKVDFDDIHRKRMEKDLNELQGLINAHFENRKKEEEELIFLKDRIEQRRAERAEQQRIRSEREKERQARLAEERARREEEEARKRAEEEAKKKKAFSNMLHFGGYLQKTEKKSGKKQTEREKKKKILSERRKPLNIDHLSEEKLRDKAKELWQSIYNLEAEKFDLQEKFKRQKYEINVLRNRISDHQKVTAGLAGRGISGPVCRTSLIGGP from the exons ATGGAGGAGGTGGAAGACGATGCTGTGGAAACACCAGCAGAAG AACATGAAGACGACACGAAAGAAAAAGAAG GTGGCGAGGGGGAGCGAGAGCAGGAGTCTGGAGAAG GAGAGTCCAAGCCAAAGCCCAA GCTCTTCATGCCAAACCTGGTGCCTCCCAAGATCCCAGATGGGGAGAAAGTGGATTTTGAT GACATTCACCGCAAGCGCATGGAGAAGGATCTGAACGAGCTGCAGGGTCTCATCAATGCCCACTTCGAGAACAggaagaaggaggaagaggagttgaTCTTCCTCAAGGACCGAATC gagcagcggcGAGCAgagcgggcagagcagcagcgGATACGCAGCGAGCGGGAGAAGGAGCGCCAGGCCCGTTTGGCT GAAGAGAGAGCCCGCCGAGAGGAAGAGGAGGCCAGGAAGAGGGCTGAAGAGGAGGCCAAGAAAAAGAAGGCTTTCTCCAACATGCTGCATTTTGGGGGCTACCTGCAGAAG ACAGAGAAGAAGAGTGGGAAGAAGCAAACGGAGcgggagaagaagaagaaaatcctCAGCGAGCGGAGGAAGCCCCTGAATATCGACCACCTGAGTGAAGAGAAGTTGAG GGACAAggccaaggagctgtggcagagcaTCTACAACCTGGAGGCTGAGAAATTCGACCTGCAGGAAAAGTTCAAGCGGCAGAAATACGAG ATTAATGTTCTCCGAAACCGCATTAGTGATCACCAGAAGGT
- the TNNT2 gene encoding troponin T, cardiac muscle isoform X5 translates to MEEVEDDAVETPAEEHEDDTKEKEGGEGEREQESGEGESKPKPKLFMPNLVPPKIPDGEKVDFDDIHRKRMEKDLNELQGLINAHFENRKKEEEELIFLKDRIEQRRAERAEQQRIRSEREKERQARLAEERARREEEEARKRAEEEAKKKKAFSNMLHFGGYLQKTEKKSGKKQTEREKKKKILSERRKPLNIDHLSEEKLRDKAKELWQSIYNLEAEKFDLQEKFKRQKYEIVTLTARCDELSKYSKAARGKSVVGGRWK, encoded by the exons ATGGAGGAGGTGGAAGACGATGCTGTGGAAACACCAGCAGAAG AACATGAAGACGACACGAAAGAAAAAGAAG GTGGCGAGGGGGAGCGAGAGCAGGAGTCTGGAGAAG GAGAGTCCAAGCCAAAGCCCAA GCTCTTCATGCCAAACCTGGTGCCTCCCAAGATCCCAGATGGGGAGAAAGTGGATTTTGAT GACATTCACCGCAAGCGCATGGAGAAGGATCTGAACGAGCTGCAGGGTCTCATCAATGCCCACTTCGAGAACAggaagaaggaggaagaggagttgaTCTTCCTCAAGGACCGAATC gagcagcggcGAGCAgagcgggcagagcagcagcgGATACGCAGCGAGCGGGAGAAGGAGCGCCAGGCCCGTTTGGCT GAAGAGAGAGCCCGCCGAGAGGAAGAGGAGGCCAGGAAGAGGGCTGAAGAGGAGGCCAAGAAAAAGAAGGCTTTCTCCAACATGCTGCATTTTGGGGGCTACCTGCAGAAG ACAGAGAAGAAGAGTGGGAAGAAGCAAACGGAGcgggagaagaagaagaaaatcctCAGCGAGCGGAGGAAGCCCCTGAATATCGACCACCTGAGTGAAGAGAAGTTGAG GGACAAggccaaggagctgtggcagagcaTCTACAACCTGGAGGCTGAGAAATTCGACCTGCAGGAAAAGTTCAAGCGGCAGAAATACGAG ATTGTCACGCTCACTGCTCGCTGTGATGAGCTAAGCAAGTA
- the TNNT2 gene encoding troponin T, cardiac muscle isoform X7 has protein sequence MEEVEDDAVETPAEEHEDDTKEKEGGEGEREQESGEGESKPKPKLFMPNLVPPKIPDGEKVDFDDIHRKRMEKDLNELQGLINAHFENRKKEEEELIFLKDRIEQRRAERAEQQRIRSEREKERQARLAEERARREEEEARKRAEEEAKKKKAFSNMLHFGGYLQKTEKKSGKKQTEREKKKKILSERRKPLNIDHLSEEKLRDKAKELWQSIYNLEAEKFDLQEKFKRQKYEINVLRNRISDHQKVGP, from the exons ATGGAGGAGGTGGAAGACGATGCTGTGGAAACACCAGCAGAAG AACATGAAGACGACACGAAAGAAAAAGAAG GTGGCGAGGGGGAGCGAGAGCAGGAGTCTGGAGAAG GAGAGTCCAAGCCAAAGCCCAA GCTCTTCATGCCAAACCTGGTGCCTCCCAAGATCCCAGATGGGGAGAAAGTGGATTTTGAT GACATTCACCGCAAGCGCATGGAGAAGGATCTGAACGAGCTGCAGGGTCTCATCAATGCCCACTTCGAGAACAggaagaaggaggaagaggagttgaTCTTCCTCAAGGACCGAATC gagcagcggcGAGCAgagcgggcagagcagcagcgGATACGCAGCGAGCGGGAGAAGGAGCGCCAGGCCCGTTTGGCT GAAGAGAGAGCCCGCCGAGAGGAAGAGGAGGCCAGGAAGAGGGCTGAAGAGGAGGCCAAGAAAAAGAAGGCTTTCTCCAACATGCTGCATTTTGGGGGCTACCTGCAGAAG ACAGAGAAGAAGAGTGGGAAGAAGCAAACGGAGcgggagaagaagaagaaaatcctCAGCGAGCGGAGGAAGCCCCTGAATATCGACCACCTGAGTGAAGAGAAGTTGAG GGACAAggccaaggagctgtggcagagcaTCTACAACCTGGAGGCTGAGAAATTCGACCTGCAGGAAAAGTTCAAGCGGCAGAAATACGAG ATTAATGTTCTCCGAAACCGCATTAGTGATCACCAGAAGGT
- the TNNT2 gene encoding troponin T, cardiac muscle isoform X3 produces MEEVEDDAVETPAEEHEDDTKEKEGGEGEREQESGEGESKPKPKLFMPNLVPPKIPDGEKVDFDDIHRKRMEKDLNELQGLINAHFENRKKEEEELIFLKDRIEQRRAERAEQQRIRSEREKERQARLAEERARREEEEARKRAEEEAKKKKAFSNMLHFGGYLQKTEKKSGKKQTEREKKKKILSERRKPLNIDHLSEEKLRDKAKELWQSIYNLEAEKFDLQEKFKRQKYEINVLRNRISDHQKVKGSKAARGKSVVGGRWK; encoded by the exons ATGGAGGAGGTGGAAGACGATGCTGTGGAAACACCAGCAGAAG AACATGAAGACGACACGAAAGAAAAAGAAG GTGGCGAGGGGGAGCGAGAGCAGGAGTCTGGAGAAG GAGAGTCCAAGCCAAAGCCCAA GCTCTTCATGCCAAACCTGGTGCCTCCCAAGATCCCAGATGGGGAGAAAGTGGATTTTGAT GACATTCACCGCAAGCGCATGGAGAAGGATCTGAACGAGCTGCAGGGTCTCATCAATGCCCACTTCGAGAACAggaagaaggaggaagaggagttgaTCTTCCTCAAGGACCGAATC gagcagcggcGAGCAgagcgggcagagcagcagcgGATACGCAGCGAGCGGGAGAAGGAGCGCCAGGCCCGTTTGGCT GAAGAGAGAGCCCGCCGAGAGGAAGAGGAGGCCAGGAAGAGGGCTGAAGAGGAGGCCAAGAAAAAGAAGGCTTTCTCCAACATGCTGCATTTTGGGGGCTACCTGCAGAAG ACAGAGAAGAAGAGTGGGAAGAAGCAAACGGAGcgggagaagaagaagaaaatcctCAGCGAGCGGAGGAAGCCCCTGAATATCGACCACCTGAGTGAAGAGAAGTTGAG GGACAAggccaaggagctgtggcagagcaTCTACAACCTGGAGGCTGAGAAATTCGACCTGCAGGAAAAGTTCAAGCGGCAGAAATACGAG ATTAATGTTCTCCGAAACCGCATTAGTGATCACCAGAAGGT
- the TNNT2 gene encoding troponin T, cardiac muscle isoform X6: MEEVEDDAVETPAEEHEDDTKEKEGGEGEREQESGEGESKPKPKLFMPNLVPPKIPDGEKVDFDDIHRKRMEKDLNELQGLINAHFENRKKEEEELIFLKDRIEQRRAERAEQQRIRSEREKERQARLAEERARREEEEARKRAEEEAKKKKAFSNMLHFGGYLQKTEKKSGKKQTEREKKKKILSERRKPLNIDHLSEEKLRDKAKELWQSIYNLEAEKFDLQEKFKRQKYELKGCPWEKRGRWPMEVEPAWWA; the protein is encoded by the exons ATGGAGGAGGTGGAAGACGATGCTGTGGAAACACCAGCAGAAG AACATGAAGACGACACGAAAGAAAAAGAAG GTGGCGAGGGGGAGCGAGAGCAGGAGTCTGGAGAAG GAGAGTCCAAGCCAAAGCCCAA GCTCTTCATGCCAAACCTGGTGCCTCCCAAGATCCCAGATGGGGAGAAAGTGGATTTTGAT GACATTCACCGCAAGCGCATGGAGAAGGATCTGAACGAGCTGCAGGGTCTCATCAATGCCCACTTCGAGAACAggaagaaggaggaagaggagttgaTCTTCCTCAAGGACCGAATC gagcagcggcGAGCAgagcgggcagagcagcagcgGATACGCAGCGAGCGGGAGAAGGAGCGCCAGGCCCGTTTGGCT GAAGAGAGAGCCCGCCGAGAGGAAGAGGAGGCCAGGAAGAGGGCTGAAGAGGAGGCCAAGAAAAAGAAGGCTTTCTCCAACATGCTGCATTTTGGGGGCTACCTGCAGAAG ACAGAGAAGAAGAGTGGGAAGAAGCAAACGGAGcgggagaagaagaagaaaatcctCAGCGAGCGGAGGAAGCCCCTGAATATCGACCACCTGAGTGAAGAGAAGTTGAG GGACAAggccaaggagctgtggcagagcaTCTACAACCTGGAGGCTGAGAAATTCGACCTGCAGGAAAAGTTCAAGCGGCAGAAATACGAG
- the TNNT2 gene encoding troponin T, cardiac muscle isoform X8 → MEEVEDDAVETPAEEHEDDTKEKEGGEGEREQESGEGESKPKPKLFMPNLVPPKIPDGEKVDFDDIHRKRMEKDLNELQGLINAHFENRKKEEEELIFLKDRIEQRRAERAEQQRIRSEREKERQARLAEERARREEEEARKRAEEEAKKKKAFSNMLHFGGYLQKTEKKSGKKQTEREKKKKILSERRKPLNIDHLSEEKLRDKAKELWQSIYNLEAEKFDLQEKFKRQKYEINVLRNRISDHQKVTF, encoded by the exons ATGGAGGAGGTGGAAGACGATGCTGTGGAAACACCAGCAGAAG AACATGAAGACGACACGAAAGAAAAAGAAG GTGGCGAGGGGGAGCGAGAGCAGGAGTCTGGAGAAG GAGAGTCCAAGCCAAAGCCCAA GCTCTTCATGCCAAACCTGGTGCCTCCCAAGATCCCAGATGGGGAGAAAGTGGATTTTGAT GACATTCACCGCAAGCGCATGGAGAAGGATCTGAACGAGCTGCAGGGTCTCATCAATGCCCACTTCGAGAACAggaagaaggaggaagaggagttgaTCTTCCTCAAGGACCGAATC gagcagcggcGAGCAgagcgggcagagcagcagcgGATACGCAGCGAGCGGGAGAAGGAGCGCCAGGCCCGTTTGGCT GAAGAGAGAGCCCGCCGAGAGGAAGAGGAGGCCAGGAAGAGGGCTGAAGAGGAGGCCAAGAAAAAGAAGGCTTTCTCCAACATGCTGCATTTTGGGGGCTACCTGCAGAAG ACAGAGAAGAAGAGTGGGAAGAAGCAAACGGAGcgggagaagaagaagaaaatcctCAGCGAGCGGAGGAAGCCCCTGAATATCGACCACCTGAGTGAAGAGAAGTTGAG GGACAAggccaaggagctgtggcagagcaTCTACAACCTGGAGGCTGAGAAATTCGACCTGCAGGAAAAGTTCAAGCGGCAGAAATACGAG ATTAATGTTCTCCGAAACCGCATTAGTGATCACCAGAAGGT AACCTTCTAA
- the TNNT2 gene encoding troponin T, cardiac muscle isoform X4 has translation MEEVEDDAVETPAEEHEDDTKEKEGGEGEREQESGEGESKPKPKLFMPNLVPPKIPDGEKVDFDDIHRKRMEKDLNELQGLINAHFENRKKEEEELIFLKDRIEQRRAERAEQQRIRSEREKERQARLAEERARREEEEARKRAEEEAKKKKAFSNMLHFGGYLQKTEKKSGKKQTEREKKKKILSERRKPLNIDHLSEEKLRDKAKELWQSIYNLEAEKFDLQEKFKRQKYEINVLRNRISDHQKVSKAARGKSVVGGRWK, from the exons ATGGAGGAGGTGGAAGACGATGCTGTGGAAACACCAGCAGAAG AACATGAAGACGACACGAAAGAAAAAGAAG GTGGCGAGGGGGAGCGAGAGCAGGAGTCTGGAGAAG GAGAGTCCAAGCCAAAGCCCAA GCTCTTCATGCCAAACCTGGTGCCTCCCAAGATCCCAGATGGGGAGAAAGTGGATTTTGAT GACATTCACCGCAAGCGCATGGAGAAGGATCTGAACGAGCTGCAGGGTCTCATCAATGCCCACTTCGAGAACAggaagaaggaggaagaggagttgaTCTTCCTCAAGGACCGAATC gagcagcggcGAGCAgagcgggcagagcagcagcgGATACGCAGCGAGCGGGAGAAGGAGCGCCAGGCCCGTTTGGCT GAAGAGAGAGCCCGCCGAGAGGAAGAGGAGGCCAGGAAGAGGGCTGAAGAGGAGGCCAAGAAAAAGAAGGCTTTCTCCAACATGCTGCATTTTGGGGGCTACCTGCAGAAG ACAGAGAAGAAGAGTGGGAAGAAGCAAACGGAGcgggagaagaagaagaaaatcctCAGCGAGCGGAGGAAGCCCCTGAATATCGACCACCTGAGTGAAGAGAAGTTGAG GGACAAggccaaggagctgtggcagagcaTCTACAACCTGGAGGCTGAGAAATTCGACCTGCAGGAAAAGTTCAAGCGGCAGAAATACGAG ATTAATGTTCTCCGAAACCGCATTAGTGATCACCAGAAGGT